The following proteins are encoded in a genomic region of Phoenix dactylifera cultivar Barhee BC4 unplaced genomic scaffold, palm_55x_up_171113_PBpolish2nd_filt_p 000742F, whole genome shotgun sequence:
- the LOC103722598 gene encoding filament-like plant protein 4 isoform X3, translating to MDRRSWPWKKKSSEKATTTTDSTSTSLSNPSGNQADQESTKSVNYVQVSAEKYAYLTELEDQVKVLNEKLSSAQSEMTTKENLVKQHAKVAEEAVSGWEKAEAEASALKVQLESVTLLKLTAEERASHLDGALKECMKQIRNVKEESEQKLHDVVFAKTKQWEKIKAELEAKINDFEQELLKASAENTALSRSLEERSDMLMKISEEKSQADAEIEVLKNNLQLCEREISSLKYELHVVSKELEIRNEEKNMSIRSADVANKQHLEDVKKISKLEAECQRLRGLVRKKLPGPAALAQMKLEVENLGRDYGDTRLRRSPAKNSSPHHITTPVSDLAFEHIQQFQKENEFLTARLLAMEEETKMLKEALSKRNSELQASRNMCARTASKLRSLEVHMLAPNQQMSPAKSNSFTPFNGTLSQHESNPPSLTSMSEDGIDEEGSCSESWATALMLELSQFKKEKDVNNSKKADNSNRLELMDDFLEMERLACLSGETNGTVTISDSVVDKMKIENVEATSMADVQKIGDGEELQLALVPATNLVYTSKEQSDGECISSKFASPLSKLQSRIASLFEPGAQDTDMSKLLEGIRCIVQDVQQELPQHSGCVIKETYSADATCDQNEDMGETTNSVISSKQDHNSCCDAKYVTDPGLKKAISQIHDFIVSLGKEAMDIQGRTSEGHGTNERIEQFSASVNKVLCNEISLIDFFLALSQILSETSFNMPSDKGNGGESNGSDCIDKVTSLENKVLEHKSTKGNFSGVCSLVPHSSSDPEIEGPNGRDFEVKATFQKFSPEEFKHLKLEKENMEMELARCNEMLERTKSQLVEMEQNLAELKSQLAASQKSNSLSETQLKCMAESYKTLESRTKELEAEIVLLQTKAESLDNELQEERRSHQDDLAKYKELQEQTERRER from the exons ATGGATCGTCGAAGTTGGCCTTGGAAGAAAAAATCATCTGAAAAAGCAACAACTACAACAGATTCCACCAGCACTTCTTTGTCTAATCCAAGCGGCAATCAAGCAGATCAG GAAAGTACAAAAAGTGTAAATTATGTTCAAGTTTCTGCAGAGAAATATGCATATCTCACTGAATTGGAGGACCAAGTGAAGGTCTTGAATGAAAAATTATCTTCGGCACAATCAGAGATGACCACTAAGGAAAATTTAGTAAAACAACATGCAAAAGTTGCTGAAGAAGCAGTATCTG GTTGGGAAAAAGCTGAAGCAGAAGCTTCAGCACTTAAAGTTCAACTTGAGTCTGTAACACTGTTAAAGCTTACAGCTGAAGAACGGGCATCACATCTTGATGGTGCTCTAAAGGAGTGCATGAAGCAGATACGGAATGTTAAGGAAGAAAGTGAGCAAAAATTACACGATGTAGTTTTTGCAAAAACTAAGCAATGGGAAAAGATCAAGGCTGAACTGGAAgcaaaaataaatgattttgaaCAGGAGCTCTTAAAGGCTTCTGCTGAAAATACTGCACTGTCAAGATCTCTTGAAGAACGTTCTGATATGCTGATGAAGATTAGTGAGGAAAAATCTCAAGCTGATGCTGAAATTGAAGTATTGAAGAACAACCTACAATTGtgtgaaagagaaataagttcatTAAAATATGAACTTCATGTGGTCTCCAAGGAGCTTGAAATTCGCAATGAAGAGAAGAACATGAGCATAAGATCTGCTGATGTGGCAAACAAGCAGCATTTAGAAGATGTCAAGAAAATTTCGAAATTAGAAGCAGAATGTCAAAGGTTACGTGGTCTCGTTCGAAAGAAGTTGCCTGGCCCTGCTGCATTAGCTCAAATGAAGTTAGAAGTTGAAAATTTAGGCCGAGATTATGGAGATACCAGATTACGGCGCTCTCCTGCTAAAAATTCAAGCCCGCATCATATAACAACTCCAGTTTCTGACCTTGCCTTTGAACACATTCAGCAGTTCCAGAAAGAGAATGAATTTCTTACGGCACGTCTGCTGGCAATGGAGGAAGAGACAAAGATGCTAAAGGAGGCCTTATCAAAACGTAACAGTGAGCTGCAAGCTTCAAGAAACATGTGTGCTAGGACAGCAAGCAAGCTTCGTAGCTTGGAAGTGCATATGCTTGCTCCAAATCAACAAATGAGCCCCGCAAAGTCAAATAGCTTTACCCCCTTCAATGGTACCTTAAGCCAACATGAAAGCAACCCACCAAGCTTGACCTCCATGTCTGAAGATGGTATTGATGAGGAAGGAAGCTGCTCTGAATCTTGGGCCACAGCATTAATGTTAGAGCTCTCCcagttcaagaaagaaaaagatgttAACAATAGTAAGAAGGCAGACAATTCAAATCGTTTGGAACTTATGGATGACTTTTTAGAGATGGAGAGATTAGCATGTTTGTCAGGAGAGACCAATGGGACTGTCACTATTTCAGATAGCGTGGTTGATAAGATGAAAATTGAAAATGTTGAAGCTACTTCAATGGCTGATGTTCAAAAAATTGGGGATGGTGAAGAACTACAGCTGGCTTTGGTGCCAGCTACGAATCTGGTTTATACTAGCAAGGAGCAATCAGATGGGGAGTGCATATCAAGCAAGTTTGCTTCTCCACTGTCAAAATTACAGTCACGAATAGCTTCTCTGTTTGAACCTGGAGCCCAGGACACGGATATGTCAAAACTTTTGGAAGGTATTAGATGTATTGTGCAGGATGTACAACAAGAATTGCCTCAGCACTCTGGTTGTGTTATCAAAGAAACTTACTCCGCAGATGCTACTTGTGATCAAAATGAAGATATGGGTGAAACTACAAACAGTGTGATTTCTTCCAAGCAAGATCATAATTCATGTTGTGATGCTAAGTATGTCACAGATCCAGGATTGAAGAAAGCAATTTCTCAGATTcatgattttattgtttctcttgGTAAAGAAGCTATGGATATTCAAGGCAGGACTTCTGAAGGCCATGGAACAAATGAGAGAATTGAGCAGTTCTCTGCTTCTGTCAACAAAGTTCTGTGTAATGAAATAAgtctaattgatttttttcttgCCTTGTCCCAAATTTTGTCTGAAACCAGTTTCAATATGCCAAGCGATAAGGGCAATGGAGGAGAAAGTAATGGTTCTGATTGCATAGACAAGGTAACTTCACTAGAAAATAAAGTGCTTGAGCATAAATCAACAAAAGGGAATTTCTCAGGTGTGTGTTCGCTTGTACCTCATTCTTCCtctgatcctgagattgaaggGCCCAATGGCCGTGACTTTGAAGTAAAGGCCACATTTCAGAAGTTCTCACCGGAGGAATTTAAACACTTGAAATTAGAGAAGGAGAACATGGAGATGGAATTGGCTAGATGTAATGAAATGCTGGAACGTACAAAGTCTCAGCTGGTTGAAATGGAACAAAACCTGGCAGAGCTTAAATCACAATTGGCTGCCAGTCAGAAATCAAACAGCTTGTCGGAGACACAATTGAAATGTATGGCTGAGTCCTATAAGACACTAGAATCACGCACAAAGGAATTAGAAGCGGAAATAGTCCTGCTGCAAACAAAAGCAGAAAGTTTGGATAATGAACTTCAGGAAGAAAGACGCAGCCATCAGGATGATTTGGCTAAATACAAAGAACTTCAGGAGCAAACTGAAAG
- the LOC103722598 gene encoding filament-like plant protein 4 isoform X2, translating to MDRRSWPWKKKSSEKATTTTDSTSTSLSNPSGNQADQESTKSVNYVQVSAEKYAYLTELEDQVKVLNEKLSSAQSEMTTKENLVKQHAKVAEEAVSGWEKAEAEASALKVQLESVTLLKLTAEERASHLDGALKECMKQIRNVKEESEQKLHDVVFAKTKQWEKIKAELEAKINDFEQELLKASAENTALSRSLEERSDMLMKISEEKSQADAEIEVLKNNLQLCEREISSLKYELHVVSKELEIRNEEKNMSIRSADVANKQHLEDVKKISKLEAECQRLRGLVRKKLPGPAALAQMKLEVENLGRDYGDTRLRRSPAKNSSPHHITTPVSDLAFEHIQQFQKENEFLTARLLAMEEETKMLKEALSKRNSELQASRNMCARTASKLRSLEVHMLAPNQQMSPAKSNSFTPFNGTLSQHESNPPSLTSMSEDGIDEEGSCSESWATALMLELSQFKKEKDVNNSKKADNSNRLELMDDFLEMERLACLSGETNGTVTISDSVVDKMKIENVEATSMADVQKIGDGEELQLALVPATNLVYTSKEQSDGECISSKFASPLSKLQSRIASLFEPGAQDTDMSKLLEGIRCIVQDVQQELPQHSGCVIKETYSADATCDQNEDMGETTNSVISSKQDHNSCCDAKYVTDPGLKKAISQIHDFIVSLGKEAMDIQGRTSEGHGTNERIEQFSASVNKVLCNEISLIDFFLALSQILSETSFNMPSDKGNGGESNGSDCIDKVTSLENKVLEHKSTKGNFSGVCSLVPHSSSDPEIEGPNGRDFEVKATFQKFSPEEFKHLKLEKENMEMELARCNEMLERTKSQLVEMEQNLAELKSQLAASQKSNSLSETQLKCMAESYKTLESRTKELEAEIVLLQTKAESLDNELQEERRSHQDDLAKYKELQEQTERNEKSLMSSDADTDIKTKQSDCSLISGRVGWL from the exons ATGGATCGTCGAAGTTGGCCTTGGAAGAAAAAATCATCTGAAAAAGCAACAACTACAACAGATTCCACCAGCACTTCTTTGTCTAATCCAAGCGGCAATCAAGCAGATCAG GAAAGTACAAAAAGTGTAAATTATGTTCAAGTTTCTGCAGAGAAATATGCATATCTCACTGAATTGGAGGACCAAGTGAAGGTCTTGAATGAAAAATTATCTTCGGCACAATCAGAGATGACCACTAAGGAAAATTTAGTAAAACAACATGCAAAAGTTGCTGAAGAAGCAGTATCTG GTTGGGAAAAAGCTGAAGCAGAAGCTTCAGCACTTAAAGTTCAACTTGAGTCTGTAACACTGTTAAAGCTTACAGCTGAAGAACGGGCATCACATCTTGATGGTGCTCTAAAGGAGTGCATGAAGCAGATACGGAATGTTAAGGAAGAAAGTGAGCAAAAATTACACGATGTAGTTTTTGCAAAAACTAAGCAATGGGAAAAGATCAAGGCTGAACTGGAAgcaaaaataaatgattttgaaCAGGAGCTCTTAAAGGCTTCTGCTGAAAATACTGCACTGTCAAGATCTCTTGAAGAACGTTCTGATATGCTGATGAAGATTAGTGAGGAAAAATCTCAAGCTGATGCTGAAATTGAAGTATTGAAGAACAACCTACAATTGtgtgaaagagaaataagttcatTAAAATATGAACTTCATGTGGTCTCCAAGGAGCTTGAAATTCGCAATGAAGAGAAGAACATGAGCATAAGATCTGCTGATGTGGCAAACAAGCAGCATTTAGAAGATGTCAAGAAAATTTCGAAATTAGAAGCAGAATGTCAAAGGTTACGTGGTCTCGTTCGAAAGAAGTTGCCTGGCCCTGCTGCATTAGCTCAAATGAAGTTAGAAGTTGAAAATTTAGGCCGAGATTATGGAGATACCAGATTACGGCGCTCTCCTGCTAAAAATTCAAGCCCGCATCATATAACAACTCCAGTTTCTGACCTTGCCTTTGAACACATTCAGCAGTTCCAGAAAGAGAATGAATTTCTTACGGCACGTCTGCTGGCAATGGAGGAAGAGACAAAGATGCTAAAGGAGGCCTTATCAAAACGTAACAGTGAGCTGCAAGCTTCAAGAAACATGTGTGCTAGGACAGCAAGCAAGCTTCGTAGCTTGGAAGTGCATATGCTTGCTCCAAATCAACAAATGAGCCCCGCAAAGTCAAATAGCTTTACCCCCTTCAATGGTACCTTAAGCCAACATGAAAGCAACCCACCAAGCTTGACCTCCATGTCTGAAGATGGTATTGATGAGGAAGGAAGCTGCTCTGAATCTTGGGCCACAGCATTAATGTTAGAGCTCTCCcagttcaagaaagaaaaagatgttAACAATAGTAAGAAGGCAGACAATTCAAATCGTTTGGAACTTATGGATGACTTTTTAGAGATGGAGAGATTAGCATGTTTGTCAGGAGAGACCAATGGGACTGTCACTATTTCAGATAGCGTGGTTGATAAGATGAAAATTGAAAATGTTGAAGCTACTTCAATGGCTGATGTTCAAAAAATTGGGGATGGTGAAGAACTACAGCTGGCTTTGGTGCCAGCTACGAATCTGGTTTATACTAGCAAGGAGCAATCAGATGGGGAGTGCATATCAAGCAAGTTTGCTTCTCCACTGTCAAAATTACAGTCACGAATAGCTTCTCTGTTTGAACCTGGAGCCCAGGACACGGATATGTCAAAACTTTTGGAAGGTATTAGATGTATTGTGCAGGATGTACAACAAGAATTGCCTCAGCACTCTGGTTGTGTTATCAAAGAAACTTACTCCGCAGATGCTACTTGTGATCAAAATGAAGATATGGGTGAAACTACAAACAGTGTGATTTCTTCCAAGCAAGATCATAATTCATGTTGTGATGCTAAGTATGTCACAGATCCAGGATTGAAGAAAGCAATTTCTCAGATTcatgattttattgtttctcttgGTAAAGAAGCTATGGATATTCAAGGCAGGACTTCTGAAGGCCATGGAACAAATGAGAGAATTGAGCAGTTCTCTGCTTCTGTCAACAAAGTTCTGTGTAATGAAATAAgtctaattgatttttttcttgCCTTGTCCCAAATTTTGTCTGAAACCAGTTTCAATATGCCAAGCGATAAGGGCAATGGAGGAGAAAGTAATGGTTCTGATTGCATAGACAAGGTAACTTCACTAGAAAATAAAGTGCTTGAGCATAAATCAACAAAAGGGAATTTCTCAGGTGTGTGTTCGCTTGTACCTCATTCTTCCtctgatcctgagattgaaggGCCCAATGGCCGTGACTTTGAAGTAAAGGCCACATTTCAGAAGTTCTCACCGGAGGAATTTAAACACTTGAAATTAGAGAAGGAGAACATGGAGATGGAATTGGCTAGATGTAATGAAATGCTGGAACGTACAAAGTCTCAGCTGGTTGAAATGGAACAAAACCTGGCAGAGCTTAAATCACAATTGGCTGCCAGTCAGAAATCAAACAGCTTGTCGGAGACACAATTGAAATGTATGGCTGAGTCCTATAAGACACTAGAATCACGCACAAAGGAATTAGAAGCGGAAATAGTCCTGCTGCAAACAAAAGCAGAAAGTTTGGATAATGAACTTCAGGAAGAAAGACGCAGCCATCAGGATGATTTGGCTAAATACAAAGAACTTCAGGAGCAAACTGAAAG GAATGAAAAGAGTTTAATGTCCTCTGATGCTGACACTGATATCAAAACAAAACAG